The [Clostridium] celerecrescens 18A genomic sequence TTTTACGGCTGTACCGTCTTCAGATCCTGGAGGGGGCAGCAAATCAGGAAGAGTTTATGAGTTCTATTATGAAGACTCAGAGACTTGCCGGAAGCCGGGGAAACATCTATGACAGGAATGGGAATTTACTGGCTTCTAACCGGCTTTCCTATGATATAACCCTGGAGGATTCCCAGAATTACAGATCCAACAAAGAGCGTCAGCGGTCCTTAAACGGAACTGCCTATCAGCTGATCTGCCTGGTTCAGGATGAGAACAAGCTGAATACAGTTTTGCCTATATCTGTGGACGAACAGGGAAACTATGGGTTTACGGAAGAAGGGTGGAAGCTTAGCCGTTTCAAAGCCGATTTTTATGGAAAAAGTACGGTAGATGAGCTTACGGAAGAACAAAAAAGCGTAACAGCAGAAGAACTCATGAAAAAATTATGCAGCAAGGAAAAGTTCCTGATTGAGGATACTTACACAGAGGAAGAACAGGATCAATACGATCTGCCTCATACCCTTACTGCTAAGGAGATATTGCAGATAGCAAACATCCGTTACGGCCTTTCCTTAAATTCATACCGCAAGTATCTTCCATATCTGGTCGCATCAGATGTGTCTGAGGAAGCAATGGTAGCGGTGTTGGAAATGAAACGCAGCCTTCCGGGGGCGGATATCCAGGAAGGCAGCATCCGTGTTTACGAAGGAGGAGAAAGTCTTTCTTCCATATTGGGATATACCGGGCCGATTTCTGCTGATGAACTGGAGGTGGGGAATGGGGAAGGTACTATTTACACGAACCAGTCCACGATTGGAAAAGGTGGAATTGAGAAATCTATGGAAAACCGGCTTCGGGGCCAGGATGGCATGGAACAGTTTTATACGGACGTCGTGGGAAACCGGAAATCGGACCCGGAAATTACCAGGGTACCCCAGACCGGAAATGATATTTACTTAACCATTGACAGGGATTTGCAGAATGCAGTTTATCAGATGCTGGAGCAGCAGATTGCAGGGATCCTCCTTGCCAATATGTCAGAGAGCAAAAGGGCAGACATGCCAAAAGCAGCCGATGCCTCCCAGATCCGGATCTCATCGGATGAAGTGTATTTTGCATTAATAAAGAATCATGTCATTGATACCGGACGGTTACAGGAAGCGGATGCAACGGATCTGGAGAAGGCTGTCTATGAAAGGTTTACGAATAAGAAAGAGCAGGTTTTAAGGGAGTTTTCTGATTCCTTTGATGTTTCAGACACCGGGTATGACTCTTTAAGCAGTGAGGTAAAAGGTTATTATGATTATCTTCTGGATGTAGTAAAGAAGAAAAAAATACTTTCGGAAAAGAGCGGGGATTGGGACCGAAAGGAAAAAAGCTTCCGACAGTATCTTTCTGACTGTATTGCAAATGGCTGGATTGATTTAGGTCAGGTGGAAGCCTCTGAAAAATATATGACACTTGAAAACAGCAGACGCCTGACGGAAGAAATGATCCTGGATATTTTAAAGAAAGATTCCGGATTTGAGTTACTGATATTTCAGACAATGTTAACAGAAGGTACTTTAACTGGGGAGGATGTGGAAAAACTCCTTTATGAACAGGGAATCCTATCAAAAGAGGATCCGGATTATCCCCTTCTTATCAATGGACAGCTGAATGCCTGGCAGTTTATACGGAAGAAAATATTAAATCTGGAGATCACCCCGGCTCAGCTGGCGTTAAACCCCTGTTCCGGATCGGCTGTAGTGGTTAACCCTAAGGACGGACAAGTGCTGGCCTGCGTAAGCTACCCGGGCTATGATAACAACCGGCTGGCAAATCAGATGGATACGGACTACTATCAGAAGCTTGCAGCAGATTTATCCCTTCCTCTGTTTAACCGGGCTACCAGCCAGCTGACGGCTCCGGGATCCACTTTTAAACCGGTAACGGTAATTGCAGGACTGAATGAAGGGGCCATCAGTACGGATACCAGTATCGTATGCACGGGCGTATTTGATAAGATAGAGCCTCCTCTGCGCTGCTGGAAACGGTCAGGACACGGTCCGATTCTCTCCAGTGCCGATGCCCTTAAAAATTCCTGTAATGTTTATCTGTCCGAAATCACATACCGGTTGGGTACGGTCGAGGAGGGGGTGTTTTCGGAAGAGAAAGGACTCAGTAAGCTTCAGGAATATGCCGGTTTGCTTGATCTGGATAAAAAAACAGGCATTGAAATTGGGGAAGCGGAACCTCATGTAACGGATCGGTTTGCCATACCTTCATCCATCGGACAGGGAACCCATAACTATACGACGACACAGATTGCGCGGTATACTTCTACACTGGCCAACCATGGGAACAGCTTTGATCTTTCCCTGATTTATAAAGTGACAGATTCAGATGGCAATACGATCCAGTCTTTTAAGCCTTTGCTTCAGTCCAATGTTTCAATTCCGGACTACATATGGAATGATGTGGCAAAGGGCATGAATGAACTGGTAAAAACCAATGCAACCTTAAAAGACTTGAAAGTGAATGCAGCAGGAAAGACCGGTACAGCAGAGGAATCCAAAAGCCGGCCAAACCATGGACTTTTCATAGGATATGCCCCGTTTGAGGACCCGCAGATAGCCGTAACTGTGCGGGTTGCCAACGGATACAGTTCCGGCAATGTGGTCGGGGTAGGAAAAGAGATATTCAATTATTACTTTCATCTGGAAGATCCCGCTGATATCCTTACCGGGACTGCTTCCGGCGTTTCCAATAATCTGCGGACGGATTAACAGGAGGTATGCGATGAGGCATAAAAAAAGGAGATTTTTATTCAGCACTGTTTGCACACTTGGTATTTTGCTTACTGGTTTGGCAGGGGCGGCTCTGTTCTTCTGGATTCAGGAGAAAATCGAATCGTCAAGGAAAAAGCCTGATGAGTTGTTTCAGGAATATGTGGAATGCCTTTCTAAGGCAGACTATACGGATATGTATGGGATGTTAGATGATCAGAGTCATCTAAATATCAGTGAAGATGATTTTATTACCAGGCATAAAAATATCTACGAGGGGATTGAGGCTTCTGGAATAACCGCCCAGATCGGGCCGGTAGTGGAAAAAGACGGGGAAGCAGCGGTCAGCTACAATATGAGCCTTGACAGTATAGCAGGAGAAATAAATATCAGCAATCAGGTAAAGTTCCGGAAGGAAAAGAAAAAAGGCTATCAGATGGTGTGGGACGACAGTGTGATTTTTCCGGAGCTGGGGCGTTCCGATAAGGTAAGAGTATCAACGGACAAGGCAAAGAGAGGAAGTGTTTTTGACAGGAACGGACTGCTTCTGGCTGGAAAAGGCACCGCTTCCTCCGTAGGCCTGGTTCCCGGAAAAATGAGTGAGGATTCTGCCGGAGATCTTGAGACCCTTGGGAACCTTCTTGGAATGTCTGCAGATGCAATCGGGAAGAAACTGTCAGCTAAATGGGTGAAAGAAGATTCTTTTGTGCCTTTAAAAACTATTAAAAAAGTAGATGAGTTAAATTTGAATTCCATGGAGCCTAGGGAGGATAATGTTAAAAATAAGGAATTCCAGGATGAACTTCTGGCTGTTCCGGGAGTCCTGATCACAGACACGGAAGTACGCTATTACCCGTTGGGAGAGAGTGGAGCTCATCTGGTGGGATATGTCCAGAATGTGACGGCAGAGGATCTTGAAAAGCATCCGGATGAGGATTATCTGTCGGACAGCGTTATAGGAAGGAACGGGATGGAGGCCTTGTTTGAGAAGGAACTGAAAGGGACCAATGGACGGACAATTACCATTACTGATTCTGGCGGGACCGTTAAGAAGACCCTGGCTGCTAAGCCGAGGGTAGACGGAAAGGATATCACTCTGACTATTGACAGCACCCTTCAGGATGAGATATATCAAGCATTCAAAGAGGATAAGAGCTGTACGGTCGCCATGAATCCTTTTACCGGCGAAGTGCTGGCCCTTGTCAGCACGCCGTCCTACGATGATAATGATTTTATCCTTGGAATGTCCGAAGAAAAATGGGCTTCTTTAAATGATGATGAAAGAAAGCCAATGTTTAACCGGTTCCGCCAGAGATTTGCTCCAGGATCTTCCTTTAAGTCCATAACCGGTGCCATCGGGCTTTCTACCGGAGCAATTGATCCTAACGAAGACTTTGGAAGGGAAGGGTTAAGCTGGAGAAAGGATGAAAGCTGGGGGAATTACTATGTCACTACTCTTCATGATTACAGCCCGGCGATACTGGAGAATGCATTTATTTATTCGGATAATATTTATTTTGCAAAGGCTGCCTTGAAAATCGGCTATGATGATTTCATGTCAGGACTGGATAAACTAGGGTTTAATCAGGAGATTCCTTTTGATATTTCTGTAACAAAGTCTCAATATTCCAATACGGAACGGATCGAAACTGAGGTTCAGCTGGCTGATAGTGGATACGGACAGGGTCAGATGTTAGTGAATCCCATACACTTGGCGTCGCTTTATACCATGTTTGCCAATCATGGGAACGTCATAAAGCCGTATCTGCAGTATAAAGCGGAACCAAAACCGGAAGTCTGGCTGCCGGGGGCATGTTCCCCTGAGATTGCAGACAGGATCCAGACTGCCCTCGGCAAAGTGATCAGTTCCGAACACGGGACCGGACACGCGGCTTACCGAAATGATATTGAGCTTGCGGGAAAGACGGGAACGGCTGAGATCAAGGCATCAAAAGACGACAGAACCGGTACGGAGCTTGGCTGGTTTGCTGTCTATACTACAGATCCAAATCTGGAGACTCCCATTCTTCTTGTCAGTATGACGGAAGATGTGAAGGACCGGGGAGGGAGTGGGTATGTGGTGAGAAAGGACAAAGCTATTTTAAATTCTTATATTCCAGGGGGGCAGTAAATAGAAGGCTGCCGTAATGGTTTGAATTAATATGATATCAAGAAATTGTGCATAAACATACACGAAAAATCCCTAAGATTAAAATTAGGGATTTTTTTTGTGTTTATGCAATTTTTCTGCCTGGTGGGGGAGGGTATGTAACCTTAAAGTTATAAAAAGTAGAACATATGTTCGTAAAACATAAAAGAAACCGTGCAAAAGAGAACTCCTGATGGAATGGCAGTCAGTGAGCGGGAGTACGCCTATGGTAAGAACGGCAAGCGGATTCGGGAAGTTAGCCGGGAATCCGTGAGAGGAAAACAAACCCTCCTCCTATAGACGAAGTACCGCTATAATCATAAAGGCCAGCTAATTCTCCAGGAAGATCCGGGAAATGTAAGGAAAGAATATAAATATGATATTTATGGAAACCGCCAGTCCTTTCAACTGACCCGTGAAGGGAATGGAAGCCCGGATGTCAGTCTGTATTACGTGTATGATGATTTATATCGTCTAAAGCAGGTAAGGAAAAGTAACGTTGCTGGGGTGATACTGGCGGAATACGAAAAAGGCAACCGTAAAACCCTCCGCTATCCGCAGTCCGGTATGGAAACCAGCTATCAGTATAATGATGGCAACCGGATAATAACTTTGGAGAATAGACGGCAGGGAACCGTGATTTCTGCATCGGAATATGGCTATGATGTGAATGGGAATATTCTAAGTAAGATCAACAAAACCGGTTCTTCCCCCGTTACCATATTCTATCAATATGACCGACTGGGTCGTATGACTGAAGAAGATTATTCCGGCTGGAAGCGGACATTTTATACCTATGATGCCTATTCCAACCGTGTGAAAATGATGGTGGAAGGAAGAACAAAGGATGAACTGGTCAGTGTTACCAATTATGAGTATGGTTTGAACAACCGGCTGGAAAAGGAGACAAAAAAGCAAGGGAAAACAACGGAAACGTATCGGTACCGTTATGATGATAATGGAAATGAAACCTTCCGGATTTGGGAGAAAACATCGCCAACACCAGACTATCCGGGAACTGTCAAGTTATCGGGGCATTATAAAAGGGAGACACCGACCGTTTATGAGTGGAGACATTATGATGGATTTAACCAATTAATCCAGATCAACCAGGATGACAAAGAGATTCTATATCAGTACCGTGGAGATGGCCTGCGCCACAGCACCCAGGTGAGGAAACTGACCGAAAGCCAGGGGAAAACGAATTTGTATTGCTGGGATGGAAATGATATCGTAGCGGAACAGACTGACGGTAAACAGATTAAAACCTATATAAGAGGAATCAATTTGATTGCCGGAGAATTCGATCGTGTGGTATACTACTATATATTGAATGAACATGGGGATGTAACCCAGCTATGGAGTCAAAGCGGAGCGTGCAAAGCCTCGTATGAGTATGATGCTTTTGGAGTTGAGAGAAATCCAGATAAGGAGGATGAGAATCCGTTCCGGTATTGTGGGGAGTATTTCGATCTAAGCAGTAGTACATATTATCTTCGTGCCAGAGATTATAGATCTTCGACAGGCCGATTCCTCGCTGAGGACAGTATTGAAAAAACGACAAGGAAGATGCCGAATGATCAAGAGATTACAGACCCACTCAGTCTGAATAAGTATACTTATTGTCACAATAATCCGATTGTATATAATGATCCAACTGGACATCTTCCATTTTTGGTTCTTGCAGGACTAGCCGGTTTAGCAGCTGGAGCGATTGCAGGGGGAATATCATCGGCCATTCAGGGCAAATTTTCCTTGGAAGCAATAGTTCAAGGTGCTGCAATCGGAAGTACGGTCGGTATAACTGGAGGAGCGGGCCTTGCATATGGTGTTACTGGCAGTGCTCTTGCATCAACTGGTGCAGTTGCGTCAGGTCTTGGATTTGGTGTAGCAACTGTGGGGCATGCTGGAGCAACTGGTTTTGAGCAGGCTCGGCAATTATTGCAGTCACAACAAATGAGAGCTATTGAGGGCGCTGGGACTGCAAAAGGGCTTATTGGAAAAGACTTTGAAGACTTTTTAACGAAAAAGATTGGTGGTTATGGTTCATTTAGTATAGGTGGACGAGATTTTGACGGCGGCCTTGGAAATAGATGGTGGGAAGCTAAATCAGGACAATATTGGAATATGTTAGAAAGCAATCCTAATAATGTACTTAAATTCAAAAGTGACATGGGAGATAGACTTAAAATTGCTATTGATAATGGTGCTACTTATGAGCTGTTCTCGAATACCTCCATACCACAAACAATCAAAGACTGGTTAACTAAAAAAGGAATACCGTTTACAGAAATTCTCAAATAAATTTGGAGGTGCATTAATGTCCATATCAGCTTCGTTAAGTATTACACTTGCCAATAGATGTAATCAATCTTTATCTTCTATAAAAATAATTAATAGTCTTTTAAATAACGGTTGGTACTTAGAAAAGAATAACAAAATTTATTATCTACCACTAGGGGATGATGATGATTTTGACTGGCAAGAAAACCAAATAAACAAGGATGCTTTTGCTGAAATAGTAGAGCAAAAAGAACAGGCTGGCGAAATAATAGGCGTAGGGCTAACATGGGGAAATACCGACATAGGTGTTATTTTATTAATCTATACGAACTATCAATTATCGTTTGGCCTTACAATTAACAGAAAAAAATTACAAAGCAATATTACTGATTTCAATTGGTATTTAGAGAAAATTTTGCCTTGTCTTGAGACAGATTTTATGACTGTCTCAAACTTTTCTTTTAGTCAAGATTAGTAATTGAGCAACAAGAAACAGCACAAAAAGCCCAATGCTATGGGCTTTTTTGCTGTTAGTCTAGTATTGTTTTTCAATGACCTCGATGGCAATCCTCATTCACAAATAGAATTCAAATTAAGTTGTTATAAAATTCAACTTTTCTTTTAAAATGAAAGGAGTTTATATTATGTGTGGTTTTAGGAATATCTTTATGTTTCGGGTATGTCTTAAAGAACTGGATTAAAGATGTAGATAATAAATATATCCCAACTATTTGTGCTTGTCTAGGTATTATTTTAGATTATGATAAGCGGTCTGGCAAGTACGGGGCTTCATCAGGCCATGAAACAGTTGATTGAAAAGAAATAAAAGATTGGAGGAAATATATGGCTGGAGTTTTACTCAATATAGGTGGTAGAGCAAATATGATCTTTTGCGAATATTTTGTAGATGATGAAAGTGAAATTCAATATTTACCCACTACAACAGAAAAAGGAACAGGGTCTTTTAAGGATAATCCTTCTTTTTGCAGTTGCGTCAGGTCTTGGATTAACCGTGGGGCCTGCTGGAGCAACTGGTTTTGAGCAGGTTCGGCAGTTACTGCAGTCACAACAAATGAGAGCTGTTGAGGGCGCGGAGTATAGTGGTGTAAGAAATGCTGTTACTGATTTTATAAATGCAAAAGGCAACAGTACACTTACAAACCATTTTACTAACCACGCAGGGGACCTTGGGTATACTACTGAAACTCAATATCTAAACGGAGCTAGAAATTTTCTTGAAAAGCCACTGACTTCAACAATACAATCATTTACATCAAGTGGAGGCACATATTTTAGATATGATACGGTTACAAATGAGTTTGGCATAATAATTCAGTATGGTGGCATCTCTACTTACTTTAGGCTGACTGAGGGGCTTAATTATTGGTTAGGCAGATAAAATTGTATGCTCCTAAATAGAATGGAGGTTTAAGTGATGAAAAGAAAAATATGTCCTTGCTGTGGATATTTCACGATTGATAGTGAGGACGAGACTATCGTTGATATTTGTGAAGTGTGTTTTTGGCAATATGATGCTGTAGCACATGATAAAGCAGACCAAAATATTGGCGCTAATCATATTTCATTGAACGATGCGAGAGATAACTACAAAAAATATGGTGTTTGTAAAGAAGAGTTCAAGAATATGGTTAGAAAGCCTCTCGAAGATGAATTGCCCGAAAACAATTAATCATTAAGTAAGCCAATGCTCGTATAGCAGGGTGGTCTAAAAGGTGATTTACAGTCAGCTATTAATTTATTTAATTAGAAGTACTCATGTAAAAAAACTATGGATAATGAAATTGACTTTGAGCTCCCATATTGTAAACCTTGGCATAAATCAAAATGCCATGAGCTTGTTATAAAAGTACGGTGTTGTTATGAATTATAATGACTTAATAAAAGAGGCTATTAGCGTATTTCCGGAATTTTTAGAGGAATATAACAGTATTATTAACAACTCAGAGCCTGATTTGTCTATATTAACGTTTTATATGGATGAGTTTCAGCAAAAAATTCAAGAGCAAATTAATCACAATAAAACTGTTTTACCGGTATATCAATTTTATGAAGATATCGTTCGTCAACAGTTTATTAAGTTGATTGATGAGTACTACCTTGACAGAAATGATGATGTTTTAAATAAAATTAGTAAAATGACCGACTTTTTCGAGAGAATGGCAATGTCTGAAAATATGGATGTTCAGAATGTATTAGTAGTGGGAATATTAGAGGGCATTACAGAAGACAAGGAAAAAGAAAAACTGATCAAATCTTTGCTAAAAGAAAAAAGCCGCAATTTAATGTGAATTGCAAAACTGTATTCATCAACAGTATTAATGTAAAAATAAAAAAACTGGTGTGCTACCCGTCAATAGGACAATGAAAAATAATAAGTTTTCTTCCGTCAGTCAATGAATTGGCTGACGGAATTTTTATGGTGCGCCCGGCGGGCGCACGTTCTAACGAGTGCAAATCTCGAATCCGTCCGGTAGTGGGAAGGATATAGCCAAGACCAAGGGTGTCGTCCATG encodes the following:
- a CDS encoding penicillin-binding transpeptidase domain-containing protein, yielding MRNHKLWKKENISGLPLLDRIPRLAILGVFFGFLFLALILRLYRLQILEGAANQEEFMSSIMKTQRLAGSRGNIYDRNGNLLASNRLSYDITLEDSQNYRSNKERQRSLNGTAYQLICLVQDENKLNTVLPISVDEQGNYGFTEEGWKLSRFKADFYGKSTVDELTEEQKSVTAEELMKKLCSKEKFLIEDTYTEEEQDQYDLPHTLTAKEILQIANIRYGLSLNSYRKYLPYLVASDVSEEAMVAVLEMKRSLPGADIQEGSIRVYEGGESLSSILGYTGPISADELEVGNGEGTIYTNQSTIGKGGIEKSMENRLRGQDGMEQFYTDVVGNRKSDPEITRVPQTGNDIYLTIDRDLQNAVYQMLEQQIAGILLANMSESKRADMPKAADASQIRISSDEVYFALIKNHVIDTGRLQEADATDLEKAVYERFTNKKEQVLREFSDSFDVSDTGYDSLSSEVKGYYDYLLDVVKKKKILSEKSGDWDRKEKSFRQYLSDCIANGWIDLGQVEASEKYMTLENSRRLTEEMILDILKKDSGFELLIFQTMLTEGTLTGEDVEKLLYEQGILSKEDPDYPLLINGQLNAWQFIRKKILNLEITPAQLALNPCSGSAVVVNPKDGQVLACVSYPGYDNNRLANQMDTDYYQKLAADLSLPLFNRATSQLTAPGSTFKPVTVIAGLNEGAISTDTSIVCTGVFDKIEPPLRCWKRSGHGPILSSADALKNSCNVYLSEITYRLGTVEEGVFSEEKGLSKLQEYAGLLDLDKKTGIEIGEAEPHVTDRFAIPSSIGQGTHNYTTTQIARYTSTLANHGNSFDLSLIYKVTDSDGNTIQSFKPLLQSNVSIPDYIWNDVAKGMNELVKTNATLKDLKVNAAGKTGTAEESKSRPNHGLFIGYAPFEDPQIAVTVRVANGYSSGNVVGVGKEIFNYYFHLEDPADILTGTASGVSNNLRTD
- a CDS encoding penicillin-binding transpeptidase domain-containing protein, with the translated sequence MRHKKRRFLFSTVCTLGILLTGLAGAALFFWIQEKIESSRKKPDELFQEYVECLSKADYTDMYGMLDDQSHLNISEDDFITRHKNIYEGIEASGITAQIGPVVEKDGEAAVSYNMSLDSIAGEINISNQVKFRKEKKKGYQMVWDDSVIFPELGRSDKVRVSTDKAKRGSVFDRNGLLLAGKGTASSVGLVPGKMSEDSAGDLETLGNLLGMSADAIGKKLSAKWVKEDSFVPLKTIKKVDELNLNSMEPREDNVKNKEFQDELLAVPGVLITDTEVRYYPLGESGAHLVGYVQNVTAEDLEKHPDEDYLSDSVIGRNGMEALFEKELKGTNGRTITITDSGGTVKKTLAAKPRVDGKDITLTIDSTLQDEIYQAFKEDKSCTVAMNPFTGEVLALVSTPSYDDNDFILGMSEEKWASLNDDERKPMFNRFRQRFAPGSSFKSITGAIGLSTGAIDPNEDFGREGLSWRKDESWGNYYVTTLHDYSPAILENAFIYSDNIYFAKAALKIGYDDFMSGLDKLGFNQEIPFDISVTKSQYSNTERIETEVQLADSGYGQGQMLVNPIHLASLYTMFANHGNVIKPYLQYKAEPKPEVWLPGACSPEIADRIQTALGKVISSEHGTGHAAYRNDIELAGKTGTAEIKASKDDRTGTELGWFAVYTTDPNLETPILLVSMTEDVKDRGGSGYVVRKDKAILNSYIPGGQ
- a CDS encoding RHS repeat domain-containing protein — encoded protein: MYDDLYRLKQVRKSNVAGVILAEYEKGNRKTLRYPQSGMETSYQYNDGNRIITLENRRQGTVISASEYGYDVNGNILSKINKTGSSPVTIFYQYDRLGRMTEEDYSGWKRTFYTYDAYSNRVKMMVEGRTKDELVSVTNYEYGLNNRLEKETKKQGKTTETYRYRYDDNGNETFRIWEKTSPTPDYPGTVKLSGHYKRETPTVYEWRHYDGFNQLIQINQDDKEILYQYRGDGLRHSTQVRKLTESQGKTNLYCWDGNDIVAEQTDGKQIKTYIRGINLIAGEFDRVVYYYILNEHGDVTQLWSQSGACKASYEYDAFGVERNPDKEDENPFRYCGEYFDLSSSTYYLRARDYRSSTGRFLAEDSIEKTTRKMPNDQEITDPLSLNKYTYCHNNPIVYNDPTGHLPFLVLAGLAGLAAGAIAGGISSAIQGKFSLEAIVQGAAIGSTVGITGGAGLAYGVTGSALASTGAVASGLGFGVATVGHAGATGFEQARQLLQSQQMRAIEGAGTAKGLIGKDFEDFLTKKIGGYGSFSIGGRDFDGGLGNRWWEAKSGQYWNMLESNPNNVLKFKSDMGDRLKIAIDNGATYELFSNTSIPQTIKDWLTKKGIPFTEILK
- a CDS encoding phage holin family protein, with protein sequence MVLGISLCFGYVLKNWIKDVDNKYIPTICACLGIILDYDKRSGKYGASSGHETVD
- a CDS encoding CPCC family cysteine-rich protein, with the translated sequence MKRKICPCCGYFTIDSEDETIVDICEVCFWQYDAVAHDKADQNIGANHISLNDARDNYKKYGVCKEEFKNMVRKPLEDELPENN
- a CDS encoding DUF7674 family protein; translated protein: MNYNDLIKEAISVFPEFLEEYNSIINNSEPDLSILTFYMDEFQQKIQEQINHNKTVLPVYQFYEDIVRQQFIKLIDEYYLDRNDDVLNKISKMTDFFERMAMSENMDVQNVLVVGILEGITEDKEKEKLIKSLLKEKSRNLM